Proteins from a genomic interval of Nocardia sp. BMG51109:
- a CDS encoding nuclear transport factor 2 family protein: protein MLALQEMSDRLEIQDLTVRYAHAVDTHQWDLLDDLFTPDAHIDFSATGAPTGGLAGLKEFLAQVLPNFVAHQHFLSNWSITVDGDTAAVRTMCHNPMVVADQEGRQTLMQYGLWYVDDLRRVDGRWRIARREQEKSYAFVGSSAVGP, encoded by the coding sequence ATGTTGGCACTGCAGGAAATGTCGGATCGGCTGGAGATCCAGGACCTCACGGTGCGGTACGCACACGCGGTCGACACGCACCAGTGGGACCTGCTCGACGATCTCTTCACGCCCGACGCGCACATCGACTTCTCCGCGACGGGCGCCCCCACGGGCGGACTGGCCGGGCTCAAGGAGTTCCTGGCGCAGGTGCTGCCGAATTTCGTGGCACACCAGCACTTCCTCAGCAATTGGTCGATCACCGTCGACGGCGATACGGCGGCCGTGCGGACCATGTGCCACAACCCGATGGTGGTCGCGGACCAGGAGGGACGGCAGACGCTGATGCAGTACGGCCTGTGGTACGTCGACGACCTCCGGCGTGTCGACGGCCGCTGGCGCATCGCGCGGCGCGAGCAGGAGAAGAGCTACGCCTTCGTCGGCTCATCGGCGGTCGGACCCTGA
- a CDS encoding serine/threonine-protein kinase, which produces MTSVGDIIAGRYTLRALFMLGGEGMVWRATDEDLGRDVVLKCPRPDDSDSAERLRTAARNAARLRHPHVAGVHDILVDDGVCWLVMEYVPGRSLAEIARSDRKLDPLRAAAVGEQIASALAHCHDHGILHCDVSPENIIVTDEGDALLTDFGSSLDLRNAPTGERPRVDAARGKWQYQAPEIERGETAGPQVDVYALAASLQAVTRRRRRTGQLDELLTQLMQPGPNHRPAAATAAARFARLERPAREWNRVVLRRVAIGVAEITAVALSVAAGVAIPVTAATDTLGDRRTADPCALLDPAALAEFGRIDLTTDEANFDTCDLRVRMWGDDFHPDVGRVRLILKADAPEQTSQLSLVRSGNVTIVSEPPSGTRCIRTLVVSSGGNIEITGERLAEAGPDPCAIADASVIHARDMVWRSAIPRRSAPFPAASLARHDACGLLDASALGKVAGIDAVHPVVGFGNWSCRWNSTIEGHVTVRYDRDSLKTAADGQPLTLAGLPAFRRSGPTDQNSCVVQIEYRRFRGTSGGDRAEVVVIQYSGAPTTAERCATVTDLATTVAADLTG; this is translated from the coding sequence ATGACGAGCGTCGGGGACATCATCGCGGGCCGGTACACGCTGCGGGCGTTGTTCATGCTCGGCGGCGAGGGGATGGTCTGGCGGGCCACGGACGAGGATCTGGGCCGCGACGTGGTGCTGAAATGCCCGCGCCCGGACGACTCCGACAGCGCGGAGCGGTTGCGGACCGCGGCACGCAACGCGGCCCGCCTTCGCCACCCGCACGTCGCCGGCGTGCACGACATCCTGGTCGACGACGGCGTGTGCTGGCTGGTCATGGAGTACGTGCCGGGCCGCTCGCTCGCCGAAATCGCGCGCAGCGACCGCAAACTCGACCCGCTGCGCGCCGCGGCCGTCGGCGAGCAGATCGCGAGCGCGTTGGCGCACTGCCACGATCACGGGATCCTGCACTGCGACGTCTCCCCCGAGAACATCATCGTCACCGACGAGGGCGACGCCCTGCTGACCGACTTCGGCAGTTCCCTGGACCTGCGCAACGCTCCCACCGGAGAACGTCCGAGAGTCGATGCGGCGCGCGGGAAGTGGCAGTATCAGGCGCCCGAGATCGAACGGGGCGAGACGGCCGGTCCCCAGGTGGACGTCTACGCGCTCGCGGCGTCGCTGCAGGCCGTGACCCGGCGCCGCCGCCGCACCGGTCAGCTCGACGAGCTGCTGACCCAGCTGATGCAACCCGGGCCGAACCACCGCCCCGCCGCCGCAACCGCCGCGGCGCGCTTCGCTCGCCTGGAACGGCCTGCGCGAGAATGGAATCGCGTGGTGCTGCGGCGGGTGGCGATCGGCGTCGCGGAGATCACCGCCGTCGCGCTGAGCGTCGCGGCAGGTGTGGCCATACCGGTGACCGCGGCGACGGATACGCTGGGCGACCGGCGCACGGCCGATCCGTGCGCGCTGCTGGATCCGGCCGCGCTGGCCGAGTTCGGCCGGATCGATCTGACCACCGACGAGGCCAATTTCGACACCTGCGACCTGCGCGTGCGGATGTGGGGAGACGATTTCCACCCCGACGTCGGCCGGGTCCGGCTGATCCTGAAGGCCGACGCCCCCGAACAGACCTCGCAGCTGTCGCTCGTCCGGTCCGGGAACGTCACGATCGTGTCGGAGCCGCCCAGCGGCACCAGATGCATTCGCACCCTGGTGGTTTCGAGCGGCGGGAATATCGAGATCACCGGCGAGCGGCTGGCCGAGGCCGGGCCGGACCCGTGCGCGATCGCCGACGCATCGGTGATCCATGCACGAGACATGGTGTGGCGCAGTGCGATACCGCGCCGCTCGGCGCCCTTTCCGGCGGCTTCCCTGGCCCGGCACGACGCCTGCGGGCTGCTGGACGCCTCGGCACTCGGCAAGGTGGCGGGCATCGACGCCGTCCATCCGGTCGTCGGGTTCGGCAACTGGTCGTGCCGCTGGAACAGCACCATCGAGGGGCACGTGACCGTGCGCTACGACCGCGACTCGCTGAAGACCGCGGCCGACGGGCAGCCGCTGACGCTCGCCGGCCTGCCCGCCTTCCGCCGGAGCGGCCCCACCGATCAGAACAGCTGCGTGGTGCAGATCGAGTACCGCCGCTTCCGCGGCACATCCGGCGGTGACCGCGCCGAGGTCGTCGTGATCCAGTATTCGGGGGCGCCGACGACCGCGGAGCGCTGCGCCACCGTCACCGATCTCGCGACCACGGTCGCGGCCGACCTGACCGGATGA
- the ctaD gene encoding cytochrome c oxidase subunit I gives MTAVSPKPEDRLEAVRPYPARSESKGSFLFKAVTTTDPKLLGQMYMFTAMSFFMIGGVMALLMRGELARPGLQFLSPEQFNQLFTMHGTIMLLFYATAIVFGFANVVLPLQIGAPDVAFPRLNAFSYWLYLFGATMATAGFLTPGGAADFGWTAYTPLSDIVHAPGVGADLWIMGLAVSGLGTILGGVNMITTVVCLRCPGMTLFRMPIFTWNILVTSVLILLAFPILTAALMALAYDRHLGGHIYDPANGGAILYQHLFWYFGHPEVYIIALPFFGIVSDIFPVFSRKPIFGYTALVYATFAIAALSVAVWAHHMFATGAVLLPFFSFMTFLIAVPTGVKFFNWIGTMWKGQLTFETPMLFSVGFIVTFLFGGLSGVILASPPLDFHVSDSYFVVAHFHYVLFGTIAFATYAGIYFWFPKMTGRMLDERLGKWHFWTTFIGFHTTFLVQHWVGAEGMPRRYADYLDIDNFTLLNTISTIGAFILGASVLPFVWNVFKSHRFGEVVTVDDPWGYGSSLEWATSCPPPRHNFYELPRIRSERPAFELHYPHMVDRMRAESHVGFGRNSHAEVTENLAASK, from the coding sequence GTGACTGCTGTATCTCCGAAACCGGAGGATCGGCTCGAGGCCGTGCGGCCTTATCCGGCGCGGTCCGAGTCGAAGGGGTCGTTCCTGTTCAAGGCGGTCACCACCACCGATCCCAAGCTGCTCGGGCAGATGTACATGTTCACGGCCATGTCCTTTTTCATGATCGGTGGCGTGATGGCGCTGCTGATGCGTGGTGAGCTGGCGCGGCCGGGTCTGCAGTTCCTGTCGCCGGAGCAGTTCAATCAGCTGTTCACGATGCACGGCACGATCATGTTGCTGTTCTATGCGACCGCGATCGTGTTCGGTTTCGCGAATGTCGTGCTGCCGTTGCAGATCGGTGCGCCGGACGTCGCGTTCCCGCGGTTGAACGCGTTCAGCTATTGGCTCTATCTGTTCGGCGCGACGATGGCCACCGCCGGCTTCCTCACCCCCGGTGGCGCCGCCGATTTCGGCTGGACGGCCTACACCCCGCTGTCGGATATCGTGCATGCGCCGGGTGTGGGTGCGGACTTGTGGATCATGGGCCTGGCCGTCTCGGGTCTGGGCACCATCCTCGGCGGCGTCAACATGATCACGACGGTGGTCTGCCTGCGGTGCCCGGGGATGACGCTGTTCCGGATGCCGATCTTCACCTGGAACATCCTCGTCACCAGTGTTCTTATCCTGCTGGCGTTCCCGATTCTGACGGCCGCGCTGATGGCGCTGGCCTACGACCGGCACCTGGGCGGGCACATCTACGACCCCGCGAACGGCGGAGCGATCCTGTATCAGCACCTGTTCTGGTATTTCGGGCATCCGGAGGTGTACATCATCGCGCTGCCGTTCTTCGGCATCGTGTCGGACATCTTCCCGGTGTTCAGCCGCAAGCCGATCTTCGGCTATACCGCACTGGTCTACGCGACGTTCGCCATCGCGGCCCTCTCGGTCGCGGTGTGGGCGCACCACATGTTCGCCACCGGTGCGGTGCTGTTGCCGTTCTTCTCGTTCATGACCTTCCTGATCGCGGTGCCGACGGGGGTGAAGTTCTTCAACTGGATCGGCACCATGTGGAAGGGGCAGTTGACGTTCGAGACACCGATGCTGTTCTCGGTCGGATTCATCGTGACCTTCCTGTTCGGCGGCCTGTCGGGGGTGATCCTGGCGAGCCCGCCGTTGGATTTCCATGTGTCCGACAGCTATTTCGTCGTCGCGCACTTCCACTACGTGCTGTTCGGGACGATCGCGTTCGCCACCTACGCGGGCATCTACTTCTGGTTCCCGAAGATGACCGGCCGCATGCTCGACGAGCGGCTCGGAAAATGGCACTTCTGGACCACGTTCATCGGCTTCCACACGACGTTTCTCGTGCAGCACTGGGTCGGTGCCGAGGGGATGCCGCGCCGGTACGCCGACTACCTGGATATCGACAACTTCACGCTGCTGAACACGATCTCGACGATCGGCGCCTTCATCCTGGGCGCCTCGGTGCTGCCGTTCGTGTGGAACGTGTTCAAGAGCCACCGGTTCGGCGAGGTGGTGACCGTGGACGACCCGTGGGGCTACGGAAGTTCGCTGGAGTGGGCGACGTCGTGCCCGCCGCCGCGGCACAACTTCTACGAGTTGCCGCGGATCCGGTCGGAGCGTCCGGCGTTCGAACTGCACTACCCGCACATGGTGGACCGCATGCGCGCCGAATCGCACGTCGGATTCGGCCGCAACTCGCACGCCGAGGTCACCGAAAACCTGGCCGCGTCGAAGTAG
- a CDS encoding pyridoxal phosphate-dependent aminotransferase, whose protein sequence is MQVKQSSKLAGVSYEIRGPVAEHAARLEAEGHHVVKLNTGSPALFGFEPPAALVQDIVRSLPASSGYCSSKGLLPPRRSVVQYYETLGVAGVDVEEVFLGNGVSELIMMAMTALLENGDEVLVPAPDFPLWTGSVALNGGHAVHYLCDEQSDWYPDLADLESKITDRTRALVIINPNNPTGAVYPPEVLGQLVEIARRHQLIVLADEIYDKIRYDGSAHTAVASLAPDLLCLTFSGLSKTYRCAGFRSGWLVVSGATQHAGNYLEGLTMLAGMRLCANVPGQQAIQAALGGHQSIFELTAPGGRLREQRDRAWEALNAIPGVSCVRPQGALYAFPRIDRSVYPIRDDERFVLDLLLQEKIHIVQGTGFNWPHPDHFRILTLPHADDLEAIIERIGRFLATYRQ, encoded by the coding sequence ATGCAGGTCAAGCAGTCGAGCAAGCTGGCGGGAGTGTCCTACGAGATCCGCGGACCGGTGGCCGAGCACGCCGCGCGGCTCGAGGCCGAGGGGCATCACGTGGTGAAGCTCAATACCGGGAGCCCGGCGCTGTTCGGGTTCGAGCCGCCCGCGGCGCTGGTGCAGGACATCGTGCGGTCGCTGCCGGCCTCCAGCGGTTACTGTTCGTCGAAGGGGCTGTTGCCGCCGCGCCGGTCGGTGGTGCAGTACTACGAGACCCTCGGGGTCGCCGGCGTCGACGTCGAGGAGGTGTTCCTCGGCAACGGTGTCTCCGAGCTGATCATGATGGCGATGACGGCGCTGCTGGAGAACGGCGACGAAGTCCTCGTTCCCGCACCGGATTTCCCGCTGTGGACCGGTTCGGTCGCCCTCAACGGCGGCCACGCGGTGCACTACCTGTGCGACGAGCAATCCGACTGGTACCCCGATCTGGCCGACCTCGAGTCCAAGATCACCGACCGGACCCGGGCGCTGGTGATCATCAATCCGAACAACCCGACCGGGGCGGTGTATCCGCCGGAGGTGCTCGGCCAGCTGGTCGAGATCGCTCGCCGGCATCAGCTGATCGTCCTCGCCGATGAGATCTACGACAAGATCCGCTACGACGGCTCGGCGCACACGGCGGTCGCCTCGCTCGCCCCGGATCTGTTGTGCCTGACATTTTCCGGGTTGTCGAAGACCTACCGGTGCGCGGGATTCCGTTCCGGGTGGCTGGTCGTGTCGGGTGCCACCCAGCACGCCGGCAACTACCTGGAGGGCCTGACCATGCTCGCCGGCATGCGGTTGTGCGCGAATGTCCCCGGGCAGCAGGCGATTCAGGCCGCGCTCGGCGGGCACCAGAGCATCTTCGAGCTCACCGCGCCCGGCGGGCGGCTGCGCGAACAGCGGGACCGGGCGTGGGAGGCGCTCAACGCGATCCCCGGGGTCTCGTGCGTGCGACCCCAGGGCGCGCTGTACGCCTTCCCGCGCATCGACCGCAGCGTGTACCCGATCCGCGACGACGAGCGGTTCGTCCTGGACCTGTTGCTACAGGAGAAGATTCACATCGTGCAGGGCACCGGCTTCAACTGGCCGCACCCCGACCACTTCCGCATCCTCACCTTGCCGCACGCCGACGACCTGGAAGCGATCATCGAACGCATCGGACGATTCCTGGCCACCTACCGGCAGTGA
- a CDS encoding lipase family protein: MALVGCLSFGQPWARADDETFGGPPAPPSAPAPSEFQRWIDRTVPALPFPAAPSPPTADLPPELAAVWRGVLPLPTGDPAFDAWPAGLDRLAPGDLVEWRDVTATTAPLAVVPIRRALLLKFRTTAASGVPSFGTATLVIPAAAWTGPGGRPVLTNALPINALGARCTPSYALAHGIHDKFNTGDLFPPTTWWGLSRGYAVLVPDHEGPWMSYAEPAVAGHVVLDAIRAVRAVSPAEFADSRFAVTGYSGGAIASYATAMLLGDYAPELSGVLAGAAAGGLVTDYRALAHKFNGNIASGILLAVSLAMAREHPELLATMNHLAQWVAASPVKDTCGDTNGPLGVIGIPIEIATNTADPLDSPAADRVLRQADLRDRTAGAPLLIYHGAHDFWLPIEGPRELYRQQCARGVPAVFRPEPGEHLLGALAGFPEVVDWLDARLRGVSAPTECPAAPQQPPASPPR, translated from the coding sequence ATGGCGTTGGTCGGCTGTCTGTCGTTCGGGCAGCCGTGGGCTCGGGCCGACGACGAGACATTCGGCGGGCCGCCGGCGCCGCCGAGCGCTCCGGCTCCCTCCGAGTTTCAGCGGTGGATCGACAGAACCGTTCCGGCACTGCCGTTTCCGGCGGCACCGTCGCCACCCACCGCCGACCTCCCGCCCGAACTTGCGGCCGTGTGGCGCGGCGTCCTGCCGCTGCCGACGGGTGATCCCGCCTTCGACGCGTGGCCGGCCGGTCTCGATCGGCTCGCACCCGGCGATCTCGTCGAGTGGCGCGACGTGACGGCGACGACCGCGCCACTGGCGGTCGTGCCGATCCGGCGCGCCCTGCTGCTGAAGTTCCGGACGACCGCGGCATCGGGCGTACCGTCCTTCGGCACAGCCACATTGGTGATTCCGGCGGCGGCCTGGACCGGCCCGGGCGGCCGGCCGGTGCTCACGAACGCACTGCCGATCAACGCGCTCGGCGCGCGCTGCACGCCGAGTTACGCTCTGGCACACGGCATTCACGACAAGTTCAACACCGGCGACCTGTTCCCGCCGACGACCTGGTGGGGCCTGAGCCGGGGCTATGCGGTGCTGGTCCCGGACCACGAGGGCCCGTGGATGTCGTACGCCGAACCGGCCGTGGCGGGCCACGTGGTGCTCGACGCCATCCGCGCCGTGCGGGCGGTGTCCCCGGCCGAGTTCGCGGACAGCCGATTCGCCGTCACCGGATATTCGGGCGGGGCGATCGCCTCGTATGCGACGGCCATGCTGCTCGGCGACTACGCACCCGAACTGAGCGGTGTGCTGGCCGGGGCGGCCGCGGGCGGGCTCGTCACCGACTACCGTGCGCTGGCGCACAAGTTCAACGGCAATATAGCGTCCGGAATCCTGCTGGCCGTGTCGCTGGCGATGGCACGAGAGCATCCGGAACTGCTCGCGACCATGAACCATCTCGCGCAGTGGGTGGCGGCCTCGCCGGTGAAGGACACCTGCGGCGACACCAACGGGCCGCTCGGCGTGATCGGAATCCCGATCGAGATCGCCACGAACACCGCCGACCCACTCGACAGCCCGGCCGCCGACCGGGTGCTCCGGCAGGCCGACCTGAGGGACCGGACCGCGGGAGCGCCGCTGCTCATCTACCATGGCGCACACGACTTCTGGCTCCCCATCGAAGGACCCCGGGAGCTGTACCGGCAGCAATGCGCACGCGGCGTTCCGGCCGTATTCCGCCCCGAGCCCGGCGAGCACCTGCTCGGCGCGCTCGCCGGATTCCCGGAAGTGGTCGACTGGCTCGATGCGCGCCTGCGCGGCGTCTCGGCCCCGACCGAATGCCCCGCGGCCCCGCAGCAACCCCCGGCTTCTCCCCCACGATGA